The nucleotide window CCCGCACACCTCAAGTTTTTAGGCCTCAAAAACGTCTTACTTTTGGGTTATGGAAAAGAAGGAAAAAGCAGCGAAAAATATCTCAAAAATTCTACCCTGGCCTCTCCATTTTCATTGCAGACCAAGCCCAAAATCCCGATTATTTGCGCCAGCAAGAAGCCGCCGATTTTGTCATCAAAACACCCGGGCTACCCAAGGCCAAAGTCACTGTGCCTTACACTACCGCGACGCAAGTGTTCTTTGCTCACAATCAAAAACCCACCCTGGGAGTCACGGGCAGCAAAGGCAAAAGCACCACGGCGTCGCTCATTTCACATCTCTTAAAAAAAACCGGAATAAAGGCCGAACTGCTGGGCAACATTGGCTGCCCCATGCTTGAAACTTTCCTTAAAAACCCAAGCAAAACCGAGCTTTACGTGCTCGAACTTTCCAGTTACCAATTGGACGAGCTCAGCGCATCTCCAGACCTGGCCGTGGTGACCAATTTATTCCCAGAGCACATGACTCATCACGGAGGAATAGAGCCGTATTACGAAGCAAAAAAAAATCTCATCCGTCACCAAAATGCCGCCGCTGTTTTTATGGTGAACACCGCCCATCCCTTGATCCGAAAATGGACCCAAGAAACGCCTGCCCGTGCCGTGCCCTTTTCCACGTGGATTCCCAAAAAAACGCCGCTGCTCGGTGAGCACAATCGCTCCAACCTGGCCGCCGCCCTAGCCGCCACTCAGCAGGCCCGCCAATGGCTGCACAAAAAACCCTGCACGCAGGCACAACTGCAAAAAGCCCTGCAGAGCTTTGCACCCCTGCCCCATCGCCTTCAAAAGGTGGGAACCTTTAAGGGCATCACCTTCTATGACGACGCCATTTCCACGTCGCCGGAGTCCACCATCGAGGCCATCAAAGCCCTCAGCCCCTTGGCCCCCATCGGCACGCTGTTTTTAGGAGGAGAGGATCGAGGTTACGACTTCACTGAACTCGAAAAAGTGCTGCGCCGTTATAAAATTCCAAAACTCATCCTGCTGCCCGATACCGGCAAGCGCATCTTAAAATCCAAAAAAGGCTTCCAAACTTTTGAGGCCAACTCGCTCGAAGAAGCCGTTGCCCTGGCTTTCAAGCACACCCCGCGCGGAACCCTTTGCGTGCTCTCCACCGCCTCCCCTCACGCCTTTGGCATGAGTTTTGAAGACCGTGGAAATAAATTCCAAAACCTCATCCGTAAAAATGAATAAAATCAAAGCAACAATGTGGCTCACCTTGGCCCTACTAGACGCTATCCTTGCGGTTTACTTCTGCCTTCGCGGGAGCCATGCAGGGAACGAGTGGGACGTGTATCGAGCAATGGCCGAATTCATAGGAGGAGTGATTTTAGGGCTGCTTTCCA belongs to Candidatus Peregrinibacteria bacterium and includes:
- the murD gene encoding UDP-N-acetylmuramoyl-L-alanine--D-glutamate ligase, which codes for MPYTTATQVFFAHNQKPTLGVTGSKGKSTTASLISHLLKKTGIKAELLGNIGCPMLETFLKNPSKTELYVLELSSYQLDELSASPDLAVVTNLFPEHMTHHGGIEPYYEAKKNLIRHQNAAAVFMVNTAHPLIRKWTQETPARAVPFSTWIPKKTPLLGEHNRSNLAAALAATQQARQWLHKKPCTQAQLQKALQSFAPLPHRLQKVGTFKGITFYDDAISTSPESTIEAIKALSPLAPIGTLFLGGEDRGYDFTELEKVLRRYKIPKLILLPDTGKRILKSKKGFQTFEANSLEEAVALAFKHTPRGTLCVLSTASPHAFGMSFEDRGNKFQNLIRKNE